TATACAGTTATGTATCAGCCACAAAATATGCCAGGACAATTATTTCCTTGGGCGGCTCCTCAGACTTTAGGGGGTGGTTGGAGTCCACAAAAACGCTGTGAAGCTATTGCTAGCCGCTTAGAATTGTATCGCCCAGATGGTCTAGAAGAACTGCAAATAGCTGTAGAAAATAATGAGAATATTATCTGTGTGACTACACAGACTAATCCGTTCTGTCGCATTGTAGTAACAGTACCCCGTGGACAAGATCCCTACGCAGTACGTAATAATGTTTTCCAAAACTTGATGACGGCTGATAGTGGACAACAAACAATAGCTGTGAACACTTATGGCGCTTCCAGTCGGGGTGGAGTCAATGAATTATACAACTTCGGTCGTACACTGTTAGGTGGTGCTAATAATCGGGCGAGTGCATCTAGTAAAGCTGCTATCAATTTAAAACCTTATCTTGCACCTGAAGATGGTGGTACTCTGCGAAAAGGAGCAGCCAGTAATGCTCAGTCTCAACCTCAAAGCCCTGGGCGTTTAAATCCGGGTAATTTCCGTTAATAGTCTCTGCACGATTTGTTGATGAGTGATGGCGATCGCACTTTGCAGATATAGTTGTTAATATCATAGGCGATCGCTCATCTAAACTCATAAAAACTCTCTGCGACTCTGCGACTCTGCGTGATCATTTGCAGAAAAAACCTGAATTAACGCCTTAGCTTTAAGAACAGCCTCCTCAAATTCAGCTTGAGCATCAGATAAAGCCACAATACCACCGCCAATACCAATAGAAGTACCATTGGGAGTGAAAACTGCTGTGCGAATCACAATATTTAAATCTGCTGCACCATTGAGCGCTAAAAACCCAATTGCGCCGGAATAAATTCCACGGGCTTCTTGCTCTAATTCATCAATTATCTTCATAGTTCTGATTTTCGGCGCGCCTGTCATCGAACCACCAGGAAAAGCCATTTTAATACAATCAGTTGCAGCCATATCTGCGCGTAAATAACCCCGAATTGTACTGACAAGTTGATGCACCGTAGCATAAGTTTCTACATCCATCAACTTTGTGACGTGGATACTACCGACTTCACAGACTAAGCCTAAATCGTTGCGTAATAAATCCACAATCATTAAATTTTCAGCCCGGTCTTTTTCGCTGTTACGCAATTGTTCACGCAGTATTTGATCTTCTGCGGGAGTCTGTCCACGTCTAGAAGTTCCTTTGATTGGCTTCGTTTCCACCCATCCAGTGCGGTCAATTCGTAAAAACCTTTCTGGAGATGAACAAGCGATCGCAACCCCACCAAAGCGCAAAAATGCTGAATACGGGGCTGGATTAACTCGGCGTAAACGGCGATAAAATCCCAATGGCTCAGGAGTAGCATCTGTATAAAACTTATTAGTCAAACAAATTTGGTAACTCTCCCCCTCCTTGATTTCACTTAAACACTGA
The window above is part of the Nodularia spumigena CCY9414 genome. Proteins encoded here:
- a CDS encoding COP23 domain-containing protein; protein product: MFSQPLKLVFLSSLGLSLILGNSVALAQFNDANSGAVVVPTIPSGGTTSTPIQTPTNTPSVTSGTRFSCQFQNGQYTVMYQPQNMPGQLFPWAAPQTLGGGWSPQKRCEAIASRLELYRPDGLEELQIAVENNENIICVTTQTNPFCRIVVTVPRGQDPYAVRNNVFQNLMTADSGQQTIAVNTYGASSRGGVNELYNFGRTLLGGANNRASASSKAAINLKPYLAPEDGGTLRKGAASNAQSQPQSPGRLNPGNFR